A single region of the Drosophila miranda strain MSH22 chromosome 2, D.miranda_PacBio2.1, whole genome shotgun sequence genome encodes:
- the LOC108156548 gene encoding glutamyl aminopeptidase isoform X3, with protein sequence MATLAPAVRAASKVLQKLGYRLPKELKPSKYTMKLRPDLNKKNYTGNISISLEVLEPIAFIPVHIKQMNVSTVDVQHLDESGAPLKSIAPALTFSYPEFEYWVTEFEQPLDVGNYTLRLNFNGSLTDRITGLYQSSYWDKLKNRTRWIASTKFEPTYARWAFPCFDEPALKAQFTITIARPSGDEYHVLSNMPVATEDLNGDLTEVTFEETVPMSTYLAAFVVSDFAHKTTNSAVNPSIEVRSFAPAAQVEKTQYALDIGVGVLDYYIDYFNISYPLPKLDLVAIPDFVSGAMENWGLVTFRETALLYDEATSSSVNKQRVAIVVAHELAHQWFGNLVTMNWWSDLWLNEGFASFVEYKGTKHMHPDWDMDNQFVIEELHPVLVIDATLASHPIVKSIESPAEITEYFDTITYSKGAALVRMLENLVGETKFKNGTTRYLKNNIYSTATTEDFLTAIEEEEGLEFDVKQIMETWTEQMGVPVVEVEKNGNTYKLTQKRFLANLDDYEVEAEASSFNYRWSIPITYTSSINSEVQSTIFNHNDNEASITLASEASWIKFNKDQVGYYRVNYAAEQWAALTAALKASRESFSTADRAHLLNDANTLAAAGQLNYAVALDLSTYLESEQDYVPWSVGTSSLATLRNRVYYTDLYSNFTTYARKLLTPIVETVTFTVGTDHLENRLRIKVLSSACAVGHESSLQQAVTLFNQWLATPETRPSPDIRDVVYYYGLQQVNTEAAWDQVWKLYLAETDAQEKLRLMNALAAVKVPWLLQRYINLASDESNVRRQDYFTLLGYISVNPVGQSLVWDYVRENWEQLVERFGINERTLGRLIPTITARFYTQTKLEEMQHFFEKYPEAGAGTAARQQALETVKANIKWLALNKDQLGEWLANYAEQSTVTNSIN encoded by the exons ATGGCCACCCTCGCGCCCGCCGTCAGAGCAGCAAGCAAGGTGTTGCAGAAACTAGGCTACCGGCTGCCAAAAGAGCTGAAGCCGAGCAAGTACACCATGAAGCTGCGGCCAGATCTCAACAAGAAGAACTATACGGGCAATATAAGTATCAGCCTAGAGGTACTGGAGCCGATTGCCTTCATACCCGTGCACATTAAGCAGATGAATGTGAGCACTGTCGATGTGCAGCATTTGGACGAGTCGGGAGCGCCGCTGAAGAGCATAGCCCCGGCCCTGACGTTCTCCTATCCCGAATTTGAGTACTGGGTGACAGAGTTCGAGCAGCCCCTGGACGTGGGCAACTATACGCTGCGCCTGAACTTCAACGGTTCGTTGACGGATCGCATCACAGGCCTCTATCAGAGCTCCTACTGGGACAAGCTGAAGAATCGCACCAG GTGGATTGCCAGCACCAAATTCGAGCCCACCTATGCCCGCTGGGCCTTCCCCTGCTTCGATGAGCCAGCCCTGAAGGCCCAGTTTACCATAACAATTGCTCGACCCAGCGGCGATGAGTACCACGTACTCTCGAACATGCCTGTGGCCACCGAGGATTTAAACGGGGATCTGACTGAAGTGACGTTCGAGGAGACTGTGCCCATGAGCACATATCTGGCTGCGTTCGTGGTTTCGGACTTTGCCCACAAGACCACAAATTCAGCAGTAAACCCTTCGATTGAAGTGCGCTCATTCGCCCCAGCAGCCCAAGTGGAGAAGACTCAATATGCTCTTGACATTGGAGTTGGCGTCCTCGACTATTACATCGACTACTTCAACATCTCCTATCCCCTTCCCAAGCTGGATTTGGTCGCCATTCCCGATTTTGTATCCGGGGCTATGGAGAACTGGGGTCTTGTGACCTTCCGCGAGACAGCGTTGTTGTATGATGAGGCCACCAGCTCCAGTGTGAACAAGCAACGTGTGGCCATCGTCGTGGCGCACGAGCTGGCGCACCAGTGGTTCGGCAACCTGGTCACTATGAACTGGTGGAGTGACCTTTGGCTGAACGAGGGCTTTGCCTCATTCGTGGAATACAAGGGAACGAAGCACATGCATCCAGACTGGGATATGGACAATCAGTTTGTCATCGAGGAGCTCCATCCAGTGCTTGTCATCGATGCCACACTGGCCTCCCATCCAATTGTGAAGTCAATTGAAAGCCCCGCTGAGATTACCGAATACTTCGATACAATTACTTACTCAAAAGGTGCAGCCTTGGTGCGCATGCTGGAGAACCTTGTGGGCGAGACCAAGTTCAAGAACGGTACAACTCGCTATCTGAAGAACAACATCTACTCCACAGCCACCACGGAAGATTTCTTAACCGCCATTGAGGAGGAAGAGGGCCTCGAATTTGATGTCAA GCAGATCATGGAAACGTGGACAGAACAAATGGGGGTGCCAGTTGTCGAGGTGGAGAAGAATGGGAACACCTACAAGCTAACCCAGAAGCGTTTCTTGGCCAATTTGGATGATTATGAAGTCGAAGCAGAGGCCTCTTCTTTCAA TTATCGTTGGTCAATCCCAATCACCTACACGAGCAGCATCAACAGCGAGGTGCAGTCGACGATATTCAACCACAACGACAACGAGGCCAGCATTACGCTAGCTAGCGAGGCCAGCTGGATCAAGTTTAATAAGGACCAGGTTGGCTATTATCGCGTTAACTATGCGGCAGAGCAGTGGGCTGCCCTCACAGCTGCGCTCAAGGCATCACGGGAATCCTTCAGCACCGCGGATCGTGCGCATTTACTGAACGATGCCAATACCCTGGCCGCTGCTGGACAGTTGAACTATGCCGTGGCCCTCGACCTGAGCACCTATCTGGAGAGCGAGCAGGACTATGTGCCCTGGAGTGTTGGCACCTCGTCGCTAGCAACGCTGCGGAACCGCGTTTACTACACCGATCTTTACAGCAACTTCACCACATACGCCCGCAAACTACTAACGCCCATTGTGGAGACGGTCACGTTTACCGTTGGCACAGATCATCTGGAAAA CCGCCTCCGCATCAAGGTTCTAAGCTCTGCCTGCGCCGTCGGGCACGAGAGCTCGCTGCAGCAGGCTGTTACTCTGTTCAACCAGTGGTTGGCCACTCCTGAAACACGCCCCAGTCCTGATATCCGGGATGTCGTGTACTACTACGGTCTGCAGCAGGTCAACACCGAAGCTGCCTGGGACCAGGTCTGGAAACTGTATCTGGCCGAGACCGATGCGCAGGAAAAGCTGAGGCTTATGAACGCCTTGGCTGCCGTGAAGGTGCCATGGCTGTTGCAGCGCTACATCAATCTGGCCTCGGACGAAAGCAACGTCCGCCGCCAGGACTATTTCACGCTTCTGGGCTATATTTCGGTTAATCCCGTGGGACAGAGTCTTGTCTGGGATTATGTGCGCGAGAACTGGGAGCAGCTGGTAGAGCGCTTTGGCATTAACGAGCGAACATTGGGTCGCCTTATTCCAACCATCACGGCGCGCTTCTACACTCAAACCAAGCTGGAAGAGATGCAGCACTTTTTCGAGAAGTATCCGGAAGCGGGAGCTGGAACCGCGGCCCGCCAACAGGCCCTGGAAACCGTCAAGGCCAATATCAAGTGGCTGGCACTGAACAAGGATCAATTGGGCGAGTGGTTGGCCAACTACGCGGAACAGTCTACGGTTACCAATAGTATCAATTGA
- the LOC108156548 gene encoding glutamyl aminopeptidase isoform X1, with amino-acid sequence MYATKNVRPRSSLSTDDNHRIKDTNRPHKAPGNTILTLVAFCVFLLVLCGFLLGALVYVGKNIADEHQRQQAANSTQAALNATIRTVYVDRDQLLSTKPILSVLSDIRAPTTQVPSNTKSRTMATLAPAVRAASKVLQKLGYRLPKELKPSKYTMKLRPDLNKKNYTGNISISLEVLEPIAFIPVHIKQMNVSTVDVQHLDESGAPLKSIAPALTFSYPEFEYWVTEFEQPLDVGNYTLRLNFNGSLTDRITGLYQSSYWDKLKNRTRWIASTKFEPTYARWAFPCFDEPALKAQFTITIARPSGDEYHVLSNMPVATEDLNGDLTEVTFEETVPMSTYLAAFVVSDFAHKTTNSAVNPSIEVRSFAPAAQVEKTQYALDIGVGVLDYYIDYFNISYPLPKLDLVAIPDFVSGAMENWGLVTFRETALLYDEATSSSVNKQRVAIVVAHELAHQWFGNLVTMNWWSDLWLNEGFASFVEYKGTKHMHPDWDMDNQFVIEELHPVLVIDATLASHPIVKSIESPAEITEYFDTITYSKGAALVRMLENLVGETKFKNGTTRYLKNNIYSTATTEDFLTAIEEEEGLEFDVKQIMETWTEQMGVPVVEVEKNGNTYKLTQKRFLANLDDYEVEAEASSFNYRWSIPITYTSSINSEVQSTIFNHNDNEASITLASEASWIKFNKDQVGYYRVNYAAEQWAALTAALKASRESFSTADRAHLLNDANTLAAAGQLNYAVALDLSTYLESEQDYVPWSVGTSSLATLRNRVYYTDLYSNFTTYARKLLTPIVETVTFTVGTDHLENRLRIKVLSSACAVGHESSLQQAVTLFNQWLATPETRPSPDIRDVVYYYGLQQVNTEAAWDQVWKLYLAETDAQEKLRLMNALAAVKVPWLLQRYINLASDESNVRRQDYFTLLGYISVNPVGQSLVWDYVRENWEQLVERFGINERTLGRLIPTITARFYTQTKLEEMQHFFEKYPEAGAGTAARQQALETVKANIKWLALNKDQLGEWLANYAEQSTVTNSIN; translated from the exons ATGTATGCAACAAAAAACGTGCGCCCACGCAGCAGTCTCTCCACAGACGATAACCACCGCATCAAGGACACCAACCGGCCCCACAAGGCCCCGGGCAACACCATTCTCACACTGGTCGCCTTCTGCGTGTTCCTCCTGGTGCTGTGCGGCTTCCTGCTGGGGGCACTCGTCTATGTGGGCAAGAACATAGCCGACGAGCaccagaggcagcaggcggcGAACAGCACGCAGGCGGCCCTGAATGCGACCATACGCACTGTCTATGTGGACCGTGATCAGTTGCTGTCCACCAAACCAATTCTGAGCGTTTTGTCAG ATATTCGTGCCCCCACCACTCAAGTGCCTTCCAATACCAAATCACGCACCATGGCCACCCTCGCGCCCGCCGTCAGAGCAGCAAGCAAGGTGTTGCAGAAACTAGGCTACCGGCTGCCAAAAGAGCTGAAGCCGAGCAAGTACACCATGAAGCTGCGGCCAGATCTCAACAAGAAGAACTATACGGGCAATATAAGTATCAGCCTAGAGGTACTGGAGCCGATTGCCTTCATACCCGTGCACATTAAGCAGATGAATGTGAGCACTGTCGATGTGCAGCATTTGGACGAGTCGGGAGCGCCGCTGAAGAGCATAGCCCCGGCCCTGACGTTCTCCTATCCCGAATTTGAGTACTGGGTGACAGAGTTCGAGCAGCCCCTGGACGTGGGCAACTATACGCTGCGCCTGAACTTCAACGGTTCGTTGACGGATCGCATCACAGGCCTCTATCAGAGCTCCTACTGGGACAAGCTGAAGAATCGCACCAG GTGGATTGCCAGCACCAAATTCGAGCCCACCTATGCCCGCTGGGCCTTCCCCTGCTTCGATGAGCCAGCCCTGAAGGCCCAGTTTACCATAACAATTGCTCGACCCAGCGGCGATGAGTACCACGTACTCTCGAACATGCCTGTGGCCACCGAGGATTTAAACGGGGATCTGACTGAAGTGACGTTCGAGGAGACTGTGCCCATGAGCACATATCTGGCTGCGTTCGTGGTTTCGGACTTTGCCCACAAGACCACAAATTCAGCAGTAAACCCTTCGATTGAAGTGCGCTCATTCGCCCCAGCAGCCCAAGTGGAGAAGACTCAATATGCTCTTGACATTGGAGTTGGCGTCCTCGACTATTACATCGACTACTTCAACATCTCCTATCCCCTTCCCAAGCTGGATTTGGTCGCCATTCCCGATTTTGTATCCGGGGCTATGGAGAACTGGGGTCTTGTGACCTTCCGCGAGACAGCGTTGTTGTATGATGAGGCCACCAGCTCCAGTGTGAACAAGCAACGTGTGGCCATCGTCGTGGCGCACGAGCTGGCGCACCAGTGGTTCGGCAACCTGGTCACTATGAACTGGTGGAGTGACCTTTGGCTGAACGAGGGCTTTGCCTCATTCGTGGAATACAAGGGAACGAAGCACATGCATCCAGACTGGGATATGGACAATCAGTTTGTCATCGAGGAGCTCCATCCAGTGCTTGTCATCGATGCCACACTGGCCTCCCATCCAATTGTGAAGTCAATTGAAAGCCCCGCTGAGATTACCGAATACTTCGATACAATTACTTACTCAAAAGGTGCAGCCTTGGTGCGCATGCTGGAGAACCTTGTGGGCGAGACCAAGTTCAAGAACGGTACAACTCGCTATCTGAAGAACAACATCTACTCCACAGCCACCACGGAAGATTTCTTAACCGCCATTGAGGAGGAAGAGGGCCTCGAATTTGATGTCAA GCAGATCATGGAAACGTGGACAGAACAAATGGGGGTGCCAGTTGTCGAGGTGGAGAAGAATGGGAACACCTACAAGCTAACCCAGAAGCGTTTCTTGGCCAATTTGGATGATTATGAAGTCGAAGCAGAGGCCTCTTCTTTCAA TTATCGTTGGTCAATCCCAATCACCTACACGAGCAGCATCAACAGCGAGGTGCAGTCGACGATATTCAACCACAACGACAACGAGGCCAGCATTACGCTAGCTAGCGAGGCCAGCTGGATCAAGTTTAATAAGGACCAGGTTGGCTATTATCGCGTTAACTATGCGGCAGAGCAGTGGGCTGCCCTCACAGCTGCGCTCAAGGCATCACGGGAATCCTTCAGCACCGCGGATCGTGCGCATTTACTGAACGATGCCAATACCCTGGCCGCTGCTGGACAGTTGAACTATGCCGTGGCCCTCGACCTGAGCACCTATCTGGAGAGCGAGCAGGACTATGTGCCCTGGAGTGTTGGCACCTCGTCGCTAGCAACGCTGCGGAACCGCGTTTACTACACCGATCTTTACAGCAACTTCACCACATACGCCCGCAAACTACTAACGCCCATTGTGGAGACGGTCACGTTTACCGTTGGCACAGATCATCTGGAAAA CCGCCTCCGCATCAAGGTTCTAAGCTCTGCCTGCGCCGTCGGGCACGAGAGCTCGCTGCAGCAGGCTGTTACTCTGTTCAACCAGTGGTTGGCCACTCCTGAAACACGCCCCAGTCCTGATATCCGGGATGTCGTGTACTACTACGGTCTGCAGCAGGTCAACACCGAAGCTGCCTGGGACCAGGTCTGGAAACTGTATCTGGCCGAGACCGATGCGCAGGAAAAGCTGAGGCTTATGAACGCCTTGGCTGCCGTGAAGGTGCCATGGCTGTTGCAGCGCTACATCAATCTGGCCTCGGACGAAAGCAACGTCCGCCGCCAGGACTATTTCACGCTTCTGGGCTATATTTCGGTTAATCCCGTGGGACAGAGTCTTGTCTGGGATTATGTGCGCGAGAACTGGGAGCAGCTGGTAGAGCGCTTTGGCATTAACGAGCGAACATTGGGTCGCCTTATTCCAACCATCACGGCGCGCTTCTACACTCAAACCAAGCTGGAAGAGATGCAGCACTTTTTCGAGAAGTATCCGGAAGCGGGAGCTGGAACCGCGGCCCGCCAACAGGCCCTGGAAACCGTCAAGGCCAATATCAAGTGGCTGGCACTGAACAAGGATCAATTGGGCGAGTGGTTGGCCAACTACGCGGAACAGTCTACGGTTACCAATAGTATCAATTGA